A single genomic interval of Candidatus Bathyarchaeota archaeon harbors:
- a CDS encoding Clp1/GlmU family protein — protein sequence MIKEVTANKTLLVNGPASVRFVSGEVEVLGAPLGVGETIVIRDGKRMPFYVKKEATFDIMHSKNSIVEKADGDTVPASWHKIAEDILALEKPTVVMIMGEMDSGKTSLCTFLANIAIKANRTVAVIDADLGQSDIGPPATIGLAYIKKPVKDLFYVKANDVYFLGLTSPSGAEERVADCIVDFKGRVLQKNRGFLVINTDGWVEGEEAVQYKVMLTETIVPNVVVGIEREKELMPIIDKLEKNRVLTAEPSTAVRKRDEERRRTLRELSYKRYLRNAKVEGFPLNWTKIEGVHSSPSLFLTNERLRRIEKTLGIQPVFCKETVEAIWVVLRRSQRLDFERLYKAEEVFKKRVRVVQKGDEKGLVVGLYDEENKFLGLGIIWGIDYRRKVMKVYTPVTQKVATIRVGKVRLDNVYREIGTTTTVWS from the coding sequence GTGATTAAAGAAGTTACAGCTAACAAAACTCTACTCGTCAACGGCCCAGCCTCAGTACGGTTTGTTTCAGGCGAAGTAGAAGTTCTTGGTGCACCGTTAGGTGTTGGAGAAACAATTGTAATTAGAGATGGGAAACGTATGCCTTTCTACGTCAAAAAAGAAGCAACTTTTGACATAATGCATAGTAAAAACTCAATAGTTGAAAAGGCTGATGGAGATACCGTTCCTGCCTCATGGCATAAGATAGCAGAAGACATTCTTGCTCTGGAGAAACCAACAGTTGTCATGATTATGGGTGAAATGGATTCTGGAAAGACGAGTCTTTGTACGTTCTTAGCTAACATTGCTATCAAAGCAAATCGAACAGTAGCTGTCATTGACGCTGACTTGGGACAATCAGATATAGGACCGCCCGCTACAATAGGTTTAGCCTACATCAAAAAACCTGTAAAGGACTTATTTTATGTCAAGGCTAACGACGTGTATTTTCTTGGTCTTACAAGCCCGAGTGGTGCAGAGGAACGTGTTGCCGATTGCATTGTTGACTTCAAAGGGCGTGTTCTCCAAAAAAATAGGGGTTTTTTAGTGATAAATACTGACGGCTGGGTTGAAGGTGAAGAGGCTGTTCAATACAAAGTTATGTTGACAGAAACAATTGTGCCTAACGTAGTTGTAGGGATAGAAAGAGAAAAAGAGCTTATGCCTATAATAGACAAGCTTGAGAAAAATCGAGTTTTAACTGCGGAGCCGTCTACTGCTGTCAGAAAACGTGACGAAGAAAGAAGAAGAACTCTCCGTGAGCTAAGCTACAAAAGATACTTGAGAAACGCTAAAGTAGAAGGCTTCCCGCTTAACTGGACTAAAATAGAGGGGGTACACTCTTCTCCAAGCCTATTTCTCACCAATGAACGGTTAAGAAGAATAGAGAAAACCCTGGGAATTCAACCTGTCTTCTGCAAAGAAACAGTTGAAGCCATTTGGGTAGTCTTGAGGCGAAGTCAAAGACTCGACTTTGAACGGTTGTATAAAGCTGAGGAAGTTTTCAAGAAGAGAGTCAGAGTTGTGCAGAAAGGCGATGAAAAAGGCTTAGTTGTGGGATTGTATGATGAAGAAAACAAGTTTTTAGGTCTAGGCATCATATGGGGCATTGATTACAGAAGGAAAGTTATGAAAGTTTACACTCCAGTAACTCAAAAGGTGGCTACTATACGAGTAGGCAAGGTGAGGCTAGATAATGTATACAGAGAAATCGGCACAACCACGACTGTTTGG